DNA from Rubripirellula lacrimiformis:
AAGACAAACCCATTGAAATCGACGAGGCTGACAGGGCGGCCGCGATGGAACTGCTTCGCGATCCAAAGCTCGTTGACCGAGTGTTAGCTGACTTCGACGCCTGTGGTGTCGTGGGCGAAGAAAACAACAAGCTTGTCGGTTACTTGGCCGCGACCAGTCGCAAGTTAAAAGCACCGCTGGCGGTGCTGATTCAATCCTCGTCCGCAGCGGGCAAGTCATCGTTGATGGAGGCGGTGCTGGCGTTCATGCCGCCCGAAGAAACGATTAAGTATTCGGCAATGACCGGGCAAAGTCTGTTCTACATGGGCGAAACCAACCTCAAGCATCGCATCTTGGCGATCGCCGAAGAGCAAGGCGTCGAGCAAGCCGCTTACGCGCTGAAGCTGTTGCAAAGCGAAGGGCAACTCAACATCGCGTCGACCGGCAAAGACCCTGGTACCGGTCGGATGGAAACACAAGAGTATCACGTCGAAGGCCCGGTGATGATCTTTCTCACAACGACCAGCGACCAAACCGACCCAGAACTAAAGAATCGTTGTGTGACGCTGGGTGTCTGTGAACACGCACAACACACCGAAGCGATCCACCGTCAACAGCGAGCACGGCGCACGCTTGGCGGTCGCCAAGTCGGGCACGAGCGCCAGGCGATTCGTTCGCTACATCAAAACGCGCAGCGCTGCCTGCGTCCGTTAACGGTCGTCAATAACTACGCTACGCAACTGACCTTCCGCAGCGACAAGACCAAGAGCCGCCGCGCCCACGATCATTACTTGACGCTGATTGAATCGGTCACGCTGCTGCACCAATACCAAAGAACAGAAGGCACGTTCACCAATGAAGCGGACGAGCCATGCACGTTCATTGAAACAACGCTCCAAGACATCGAACTGGCCAACCGGCTAGCTGATCACTTTCTAGAACGCTCGTTCGCCGAGCTTCCTGAACGCACGCAAATCCTGCTGGAACAACTCATCGTTGGGCTTCGCAATCTCTGCGAGTTCCAAGGCATCGACTTATGGGAACAACGCTTCTCGCGCAAGGACGTTCGTCGCTGGAGTACGTTCGGCGACACGCAGTTGAAAGAACACCTGGCCCGCCTCGTCGATTACGAATACCTCCGCGTTGAAGCGGGCGGCGGGAAGGGTCGCGTGATGGAATACACGTTGTCTTACGATCCCGACCACGATCAAACCACCTCGATCCACTCCGGCCTGATCGATGTGAAGCAACTGCGAAGCCCCGACAACCCACCTTCGACCCCCGACAACTCAGCCGAGAAGTCGGCAGAAGTCGGGGAGAAAACGGGAGAAGTCGCCCCGGACGAAAATGGATCGACTCGGCAAACGCCGCCACTTCCGCCAAGTAGTCGGGAAAACGACGAAAACGAACAAGCGGACGCCGCTTAGCTCGACAAATCGTAACCGCACTCAATCGTAAATCACTCACGGCTTCTGGTCCTTGGCAAAGGATCCGAAGCCGCTGTCGTTACTACCCGTCGCTTGTGTCTCTCTCCGCTTCCTTCCAAGGTGAAATGATGTCTCGTAAACGCAACCGAAAACCTGTTCCGCCCGTCGATGAAATCAAGTTCGGCTTCCAGCACTTCATCAACGTTCACATCGATGACCTTCGCGCCCGCAACTACTCCGAACTCACCATCGACAACCGCTCGAAGTACATCCGGCGGTTCGCGCTGTGGTGCATCGCTCGTGGGATCACGCAGCCCAACGAGATCACCAAACCGATCCTTGAACGGTTCCAACGTCACCTCTACCAGCACCGCACCGAGCAGGACAAACCGCTGTCGTTCCGATCGCAATACACGCATCTCTCCAGCCTGCGTGCGTGGTTCAAATGGCTGGCCCGTAAAAACTACTTGCTGTTCAATCCCGCCAGTGAACTTGATCTACCCAAGCTGGGCCATCGTCTTCCCAAAGCCGTTTTAACCGCGGGCGAGGCCGAGCAAGTCTTAGCCCAACCCAACATCGCCGAACCGCTTGGCATCCGCGACAGGGCCATCTTGGAAACGTTCTACAGCACCGGCATCCGTCGCGGCGAACTGGCGAACCTTCGCATCGACGACATCGACAGCGAGCGACGAACGATCATGATTCGAGAAGGCAAAGGCAAGCGAGACCGAATCATCCCGATCGGAAAACGAGCGTTGTCATGGATCACGGTCTACATCGAATCGGCGCGCGGCGAACTGCTCTGCAATCAAGCCGAACCGACGCTGTTCTTGACCAACGAAGGCGGGCCGATCAATCCCGACAGCCTTACCGAATACGTCCGCCGCTACATCGACCAAAGCGAAATCGGCAAACGTGGTTCATGTCACCTGTTCCGTCACACGATGGCCACGCTGATGCTCGAACACGGGGCCGACATCCGGTACATCCAAGCCATGCTCGGCCACGCAAAGTTAACGACGACTGAAATCTACACTCAAGTCAGCATCCGAAAGCTGCGTCAAATCCACGAGCTGACGCACCCGGCGGACCACGACCGAGAAGAACCAGACCCCGACGACTTGAAGGCCAACAGCGGCGACGACAACGACGCGGACGACTGAAATCAAAGCGCCCACGCCCGCGCCATCGCGCTCAACTTCTTCTCTTTAGCTGCTTTTAGCTGCTCGTTCCGCACTCGAACGGGCAGCTAAAGAAAAAACTTCTTGGGCTTCGTTCTCGCCCCCACCGTCGCGCCGCCGGTTACAATCGAGCTTGTGAAAACCGCATCTACGATCCGCCGCCGCACCTTCAAAAACCGCACTCGCGCACGCGCGAGGTGTTCAGGCGTCAACACGCGCCGAGCTTGCATCGAAACCACCGCAAAACGCACCACAAAACTGACTTGCATTTACGACGATCGCCGACGATTGGAGTCTTGCTCCAGAGACCCCATCGGGTACTTCGATGAGCTAGCAAGTCTGTATCTTTTTTGCAAACTGAATCCCGCGAGGTATGTCGACTGGTCTGGCAATTCGCCGCAACTCCCAGGCAAGGGGCTGAACGCCAATTCAAAGTGTGGCGAGAAGTTTGCGTGGAAGTCACCGAACTTGGATTTGGATAGCTACAGTGAGAAGCTCAAAAAGTTCCTGAACTGCATAGCTGGTTCTGACCCAGCCGACTTTAAGAAATTCAGGGATAAGGTTAAGACGTGCATGGGGACGTCTGGTCTCGGTGATATCGTTGACAAAGGCAGCGCTGCTGTAGATGCAATGTCGCACATGATTTGCTGCGAAATTGGCCAGAAGAACAAGACTCCTGGCCACGGCGATCCATGTTCATACGGGACTGAAGGAGGCTCTCCACCAGGGAAACCTCCGCGCAGACCGTGTTGGAAGCCCACAGATCCGGGCCGTCCACCACAGTTTTGCGGAGAATGTTGTAATTTTCGAGCATGCGTTCAAGGCATTAACAAAGTACTATCGAAGTCTTGGAAAGACTGGTTGGATCCTGGAACTGCACGGGATCACGGAATCTGCCGCGCAAAATGCAACGAAAATGGAAATGGCTAAGTCCTATGAACAGATCAGCCTATCTAGCTGTCAGCAGCTTGCTTGTGTTTTCATGTGTATCAATCAATGCTCAGGACACCACAATACGAAAATCGCATGGACCGCTTTCGTCGGAACTTGCGGAGTCGTGGCTTAATAGCTCTGTATCCCACGGGCTAACTGAATCGCAAATTTCGTCATTCGTCGATAGTGCCACAGGCAATGCGATTCAACGATGTGAACTGTTTTCTATTATTCTGCCGGCGGTAACTGCTGATGAAGTCTTTTTAGGAGAGTTCTCGGATGAGTCTCCCGAAAGTAGTGCTTGTTCGAGAGACGCGCTGGATAGTAACATAGCGTCGTTGAAAGACCTCGCTCTCAAGCTATCCAAGTTAAAGGCGGTCACCTCAGAACTACGGACCGCGTCGCTCCACTTCAGTCGCAGGTCGAGTTCCGAAGCAGCGCTGTGTAGCTTGTTGGCTGCGGCATTTCTCGAATCACTTGTTCGAGAGAACGAGAATACGGCAGATGTCCAGGCGCTGTTCGAGTGTGTTGCAGGATTCGACAACGTTCCGGAGAGAACTCTTCAATTGTTAATGCAATTAAGGACGACCGCATATATTCGGGATGCAGCCGGCAAGAGCGTTCCACAACTTGCGATGGTTCCGCGAGATATTGTGTCTGCAATCGCGACTGGGATCAGTCGAGGAAAACATAAAACCCACTCAATTCCGAAATGGTGCTTTGTTCCGCCGGGTGATCCAGAATTGTTTTATGAACTTGCGATGGTGGTTGACGATAGCAACATTGATATCACTCGCAGTATTGAGCTGCGACCGAGCCAAAGGGACATTTTCAATGCTTTTCGAAAAGGCGAAGCAAAGTCATTTAGCAGAAAACTGAGAAGTGATTTGTTTCGAGTCGCTTTCAATGATGCTCTGATTGCGTTTGGCGAAGGAGACAATGCCGATTCGCTGCTGTCGGCTTCAATGGACCTCGGTCTCAAAGCACTTGGTTCGGACGACTTGGAGTTGGCTTCGCGTGCAATGGTTTTCTTTGCCGACTTTTCACGTGTCGCGGAAAATCAGAATGTCAACTTGAGCCTACCTCCTGGCTTTGACCAAATTCGGAAAACTGCTAAACCGATTTTTGCCGAACGTGTTTCCGTTTTTGGAGTAGATATTGTTAATGAATACGCTTTGTGTCAGAAGTTGCATGTTTTGTGTCTAGAGGCGATGGCGAGTCAAGAATAAAACCGATCAAAGGGGAAGGGGGTAGATCCCTGTGAATTCAAATCCGAAACGCAATTTTGACGGAAATGCAAATTTCGGTTACCCACGTGACTTGAGAAAGGTGAACTGAGCAAGAAGGATGTTTGGAATCTAACCGCCAAGCAGCCTCAACCTGCTCAGTCACCATGTCTCATCTTAGCATCGAAGAACGTATTGTCATCTCTGGATTACATCGCAAGGGCTATTCGCAGAAAGATATTGCTCGAGAGATTGAGCGGAACCCATCGGTCGTCTGTCGTGAACTTCAACGCGATCGAAATCTAGGCGGCGGGTATAACGCGATGCTCGCGCACCGAAAGGCGGTTCACCGTAACCGTACACCAGCACCAGTTGGGCGCTTGGGGTTGGTTACTTTTTGCGGGTTCGGCGGCGGGCGCGGCGAGTTTTCTTGCGGTCGGCGGCTTGGCGACGTTCGTCGTCGCGGTATTGCCGGATCGATTCGGGATGTTCTGCCTTCCAGGCATGGGGCGTCATTGATTGCCAGTCGGTTTCGCCGGATAGCGCACGCCGCAGGACATCATCCAAGTACGCTCGCACGTCCAAGTTGTTGCGGATCGCGCTCCCGATGATTGTCATTAAGTTTGCAGCCCGTTCGCCCGCGGCCACCGAGCCTTTGAACATCCAGTTCTTGCGACCCGTCGCCACCCGCTTCATCAACTGCTCGCAGTCGTTGTTGTCCAGCGGGATCGATACATCTTCGGTAAAACGATGGAGTGCCTCCCAGTGCCGACGGACGTAGGCCGCCGCCATCCCAAGGTTGCTCTTGGGAAGCACCTTCGGTGACTGCATCGCTTCACTGGAAAGATAGGCTTCGATCTGATCCAGAACATGACGTGACAGGCTTTGGCGTCGCGAAAGTTGCTCCGGCGCAGTAAGGTGTTTGCATTGATCCTCCACGTCGTAAAGATTTCCAATCAACGACTCAAGTTTCGCCACTTGGATCGGGAACGCACTGCGGCACTCGTCGATCTTGCGACGCGCATGTGCCCAGCACGCTGCGAAAGTGATTCGCGAGTCGCTTCGTATTTGGATCTTCTGAAATCCCGACCAACAGTCGCCAATCAGGTTACCTTCAAAGTCACTCAGCACGTCGTCCGGACCATCACGGTGACGGCTAACCGTGAAGTCGAAAGCGACAACCGGAAGCCGTGAAGCGTAGTAGCCCCAGAAGTTCGCTTTGATGCTTGGCTTGCCTGTGGTCATCGCCTTCTCGAGGACCTCGGTGATACGTTTACCGCGCGGGTGATCCGATAAGTCCGGCATCGCGGCGGGCGTAATCAACAGCACGCCGGTGTCATCACAGCCAACGGTGGGATCTTGTTTCAGAATGCTCTGCAAGTGCTCGGCGAGCGGACGCAGGGCGAACTCGACGGCCGTTTCGATGTTCTGCAGTGTGCTGCGACTGGGCGTCCAGCCGCTGGCCCCGAACATGTCTTGTTGACGATAGAACGGCAGGTGATAGAAGTACTTCCAGGCCACCACCTCGACACCGATCGAGGCGTCGAAGCGATCCCATTCGACGAGGCCCGTGGGCCGCTCGGGGCTGACGATGCCTTGCGCTTTGTCGGTTGGGTGGACGTATTTGGCATACTTGGTTAGTCGGACTTTGAGATCCGCGGGAACCCACTCCAGCGTTTCAACTTCGTCATAGCCGATCAGGGTCAAGCCTTCGCGTTTTCCTTCGGGCACATCGACGATGCGTTCATAGCGCGGCAAATGTTCGGGGAACTTGCGGTCGCCGGTTGCGGAGCGATTTCGTCGTCGCTTCTTCTTGTCTTCTTCGGCATCGTCAACAATTTGTCGAGCGTCGCAGATCGCTTCTTCGAGTGCGCTGATGACTTCGGGCGTGGGCTCTTCGCCCAAGTCGAAATGCAGCTGGCCGTCACAGTCGATGCGTCGCTCACTCTTGCGACCAAAAAGTTGCTTGAGAAGTTTCTCGATCGTCAGGTTCAGCTCGATGTTCTTCTCGTCGAGTTTGTCACGGTCGGACTTAAGTTCTAAGACGCTGTGGGCTTGTTCCTCAATCAGCTTGTCTTTCAACTCCAGTGCGACGGCTTGTTTTTGAATCAACGCATGAGCAGCATCGAGGTCGGCGGGGAGTGGTTTGGGATCCATGATGGCGACATTATAAAGTTCGCCACCAAAAGCGCAAGTGCGTCCCCACGAAAGTCCAAAAGAAAACCGGCCCCGCGAGAATGTTCTCACGAAGCCGGTTGATGCGAAGTGGAACTGATTGATGCGAAGTGGAACTGGCCGGCCAGACGGCCCTACGCCACCATTCGCTTGCGTCTTGTCTTGGCCGATTTCAGTGAGACGCCTGCGATCCACATGGCCAGTTCGACCGAATCGATCGTGACGTGCGTTTGATCACAGGGAGGCGTTGGCAGCTCGACGGTGCCTTGCTCGAGTCGCCTGTACCACAAGGTCAATCCACCAGTCTCCCACCAGAGGGCTTTGATGCGGTCTCGCTTTCGATTGACAAACAGAAACAGCGAACCGTCGGTGACGCTCTTGCCCAACGAGGTGGTGACGATTCCGGTCAGACCATCAAAGCCTTTTCGAAAGTCGACCGGCTCGGTGCACAGATAGATCGGCATGCCATCAGGCAATCCGATCATGGTTGATCCTTGCGCAGTGGATTCGGCTGAGAATCAGTTGGCACTTCGATACGAATGCGGATGCCACCGGGAAGTTCAATCGTCGCGTTCGCGAGATTGGCTGCGGGAGCGGGGCGATCCGGTGTGGCTTGAAACGAGACGGGCACAAACTTGGCCACGACGGGGACTTTCGGATCCCGCGTCGACCGCAGCTTGCGTTTCCAGTTGTAGAAAGACGGCTGCGAAACACCTTCGGCGGAACAGAATTGAGCGACCGTCATCTGAGCTTGCTCAAATCGTTGCAGACGCTCCGTCCAAAGCTTCGCGGTTTCGGCTCGATTCATAGGGTTCTCCATTGGGAAGCAAGGTAAACCCAATAGCCTAAAACCTGCGCCTACAATGGTTTTGGTGTACGGTTACGGTTCACCGACGATCCCAGCCCACCTCTCCTCTCAAGATGGACCGTCCCGAAGTGTTCGGAGCCGTGGCCCAAATGCTAGAGGAGACATTGTCACCCGAGCAGATCAGTGGAGTCCTGAAGGGCAATGGTGGTGCTGTCAGAATCAGTCATCAGACAATCTACAAGTACGTGTGGACATTGCCCAAAGATCACCCTCACCGACGGGCTTTAAGGCGTCGGGGAAGGCGCCCACGCAGGGCGAAACCTGGCTTTATCAACAAGGCCATCAAGAACCGGGTCTCCATTCACACAGCGTCCCAAAGTTGCCAACCATCGCAAGCGGTGCGGTGACTGGGAGCTCGACCTGATGACCTGCGCAAAGCTGAGTAGTTATCTGATCACGGCTGTCGACAGGAGGTCTCGGTACACACTGATCAGAAGGGTTCGCAACAAGCAAAGCGGAAGGGTGATGGAAGGTATCCTGAAGATGTTCGAGGACATCGACCCGTCGATCATCAAGACGATGACGTTCGACAATGGAAACGAGTTCTATTACCACCGCATGCTGACAGAGCAACTGGGAGTGAAAGTATACTTTGCAGACCCGTACAAGAGTGGCCAACGAGGAACCAACGAAAACACGAACGGATTGATTCGACAGTTCTTTCCAAAGACCATGACCTATGCAATGATAAACCCTCAAGCGGTGCGTCGCGTACAGGACCTACTTAACGACCGTCCACGAAAAACTCACGGATACAAGCCTCCTTCTGCATTCATCGGATGACACACGAAAATTGCGTTTCGGATTTGAATTCACAGTTTCTGGTTTACTAGCCGATGCGCCGGAGTTAAACGACGCTCGACGAGGCCGCCGCAAGTCGGCCTTTCTCATTGGCGGGCAGACGGCCCGTCACACTCTTCGGCTGGATGCAGCCATGTGCATCGTTTCGAGCGGGCGTGAGCTCGAGCGTTAGCGAATGGCGAACGAGCGCAGCGACAGAAAGGGAATCCTGGAATTGCCCACGACCATCTTGACTTCCCGTGCTCGAGTTCAGACTGCTTGCCTCGCCTGAGCCGTTTCGGTTCTTTCGGTTGGTGTATGATGGCAATCGCGAAGAATGCTCGCCAACACGATTGCTGCCGGTTCTTCTGTTAACGACTTATTAGTCAATGAAACGCAAAGAGTGCTGGCGGCGAACTACTGCATTTCCTGAGTCCAACGGCAGACGGTATGCAAGGCGGCCCTCCCGAGAAACCAATAACAGAAGCATACCTGATGCCACTTCGTATCCTTGGCTTTGTTGCATTGTGTTTGGCAGTCACTACCATCGCAATGGTCGTTTTTCCCCGCACGCCAGTGCGAGCTCCTTACGTCATTGGTAAAGACGGGCAGATTGTGGTTCAAGCGGAGCAATACCATGCCAAAACGGCGGCCAACGGCAACGAGTGGATCGAGGCGCCGACAAATTCAGTGCTACCGAATGGAGTAAATTTCGAAAACGCTTCGGGCAGCGGAAACAAGAAACGGTTCATGCAATTGCAGTCGAGTAATGGATCGTTTCCTGCGACATACCGCGGCACAGGGTCGGGCGCTTCGATGGACTATGAGATCCATTTTGAGATCCCTGGCATCTACCGACTGTACTTGCGTTGGGACGGATACGATGGTGCATCGGACTCGATTTATGCTGGATTCGTAGAACTCGCGGATGGCGTCGGCGGTGAAAACGCTGATTGGTACGAGGACAGCGGGCATGTCGCTTCCGACTTCGAACAGTCAAGCTGGGATGGTCTTGGCGAGGCAGAGGTCGATGCTGCCGTTGCTTCTCAAAATGCCATGAAGTTCACGATCCCATCCAGCGGGACCTACACGCTACGAATTGTGGGGCGAGAAAATGGAGTTAGCTTGGATGCGCTCCGCATACAATTAGCGTCGCTCGGCGATCCAAATTCGCTGTCCGCGAACGGTGAGAATATCGTCATTGGCAAGGAAGACTTTAGTTACAACGATGGCCCTATTGCGGATCAATCGGGTGGCCTGAACTGGGACTTCAACAATTCGGTCCGAAGCGATAGCCTCAACGGATCTAACCAGAGACCGTCAAAATGGGAGGCGGTAGAGGGTGTATCATGGATCGCCACAAACCAGCTCAACACACAGGAATCGGCCGTCATTCGCGCATATGGCTTCCCCGACGACGGCATTGCATCTGTGAACCAAGGTAGCAGCACTCGTTGGAAATCAGTTTATTACCGCGTCTCTCTGACCCGCGCCTCGGGTGCTACATGGTGTGGAATCAGTTCCTGCGATTCAATGAAAAAACGAGTTTTCTTTGGTGTCCCGTCAGACCCAGACCCAGCTTCTGGCGTACGAGCCTTCGCCGTTTCAACGCTCGACACGAATTACTCAGCCATCGTCGCGGAGGACGATAAGAGCCATACGTTGGTCACGAAAGTCGACTTTGCGAATGATGTCGTTTGCCTCTGGGTTGATCCCGATCTCTCGCAGCCTGAGCCTAAACCAGATGCCGCCTGGCCGTACCTTGGTGAGGATTCGAGTTCCGCTGTCAGCCTGAGTTCTGGGGGTAGCGCGCCGACGAGTTGGGATGATCTGTGTGTCGGCACAAGTTGGAGTGCGATCCAGCGAGCGTTCCCACAGAGAACTCCGGCTTCCAATCCAGATGTTGTGATTGCCAATGAGAATTTCGACTATCGGGGTGGCACCATCAGTGGCCTGAACGGCGGAGTGGGATGGGATTTTGACAATGAGAATGGCGATGGCTTCGTGGGACACACCCAGCAGGTTTCAGCATGGAGCAATGTGTATGGCAAGCCGTTTCTCTTCTCGGGTCGTCTCGGCACAGAGCACTCTAGTGCCAAACGCGGATATGGAAGCTCAAACGATGACTGTCTATTCAGCAGCAATCCATCATCAGCATTTCAAACGCTCTATTACCGGTTCGAGATGCAGCGCACTGGCGCAAATATCACCTGGAGCGGCATGAGCGTTTATGATGACGATACTGAGCGGTTCTTAGTCGGCGTACCGTTCGCAGCCAACTCCAGCAGTGGTCAGCGTGAGCTTGGAATTCACGATCTCGGCAACAATACTTACTCCTACTCTGGCATTGAACCGGAGCCTGACAAAAAGTTCCAAATCGTTGCCAAGGTAAACTTCGCTACGAACCTGGTTTCCATGTTCGTAAATCCCGATTTCACTCAAGAAGAACCGACAAAGCCGTCGGCCAGGTTGGCTATCGCTGACTTGAAAAGTAACGCAATCAGATTCGGTTCGGACAGCGACGAAGCTACTTATTGGGACAGAGTCGTCGTCGCGACGAGCTGGAAATCGCTGCAGAGCGTTTCCTATCCTGTCAGTTTGCCTACCGAGGGCTTGGATCTGACTATTGGCAGCGAAAAATTTGACTATCTCGACGGATCGATTGGCACTCAAGAAGGCGGTCAGCACTGGGACTTCCAAAATACTAAATCATCTGAATTCTCCAACGACTTTTCGGACTGGGATGTGTCGTTTGGGTCACCTACCGTCGAAGGCGGCATCCTACGCACTCGGGAAGCCGGCGCACTGCGGCAGTTCAACGGTGTGGAATCGGAGGGCGCGATCAATGCTAGTGAAAAAACATCATTCCAGAAAGTCTACGTTCGCTTTGACATGACGCGTTCCGCGGGTGCATCCTGGAGCGGCATGTCCTTGTTCGACTTTGAGAATGAACGTCTTCTATTTGGTGTCCCCACTGCAAAAAACCCCGCGTCGAACGCATTCGAGTTCGCAGTCCTTGACACATCAGCAGGTCACACCTACTCAGGCGTCAGACCCACCGATGGCGAGAGCTGCACCATCGTCGCAAAGCTTGATTATGTTGCCGACACGCTTTCGATGTGGATTGAACCGGACATGAGTCTACCGGAAGACTCCAATACTCCTGCAATCGTTCGATCTTTCGCGGGTGACTACTGGACTACTGCGCTACGCCTTGGATCTGGCGGTCCAGGTCCGGTCGACTGGGATAACTTGGCGGTAGGTACGTCTTGGCGTGGCATCCAGAATGCGATTGGCCCATTACAGGCAATGGCCGATTCGATCACCATGCGACACTCGGAAAAGGTTCGCCTGGATGTTCTACAAAATGACGTTGGCGCTGGCACAATTGAAATCGTTGATCCACCAGCAAACGGCGATGCTTCCATCGACTCCCAAGGACGCGTCAGCTATCATCACATTAACGGCACCCCTGCCAATGATTCTCTCACCTACCGCCTGGTCGGCGTCGATGGCGAAAAATCTGCGGCCAGTACTGTCACATTTGATTTTGCACCGGATCAGCGGATTCAGAACGTTACATCCATTGTTCCGCTTCTGCCACCGGCCACCGAAATGGCTGTCATTGACGCGATTCCTGGTGTGAAATTCGCATCCCCGACTTGCTTCGCCTTCGTTCCAGATACGAACAAGCTCGTGGTGGGAGAGCGCGGTGGCAAGATTTGGATGGTCCCGAGCGTCATCCCGACTGGGGCCTCTAGGCAACTTTTTCTTGATCTAGCCATGATCGTCAATTCCCGAGCCGGAGAGGAGTTTACGGACGACGGCAACGAACTTTGCCTTAAAAGCATCGCCTTTCATCCGGACTTCACAACCAACCGACAGTTCTTTGTCGCTTACTGCTTGAAGGTCAACGGCCAGCCTCATGTAAGAATCTCTCGATTCACCGCGAGAGACGAAAACGTTGACTTCGCTGATCCGACCAGCGAACAGCCCTTGATTTCACAGTTTAATCCTTCGCCAATACATAACCTCAATTCTTGTCGCTTCGGACCAGACGGATACTTTTATTTTAGCAGCGGCGATGCTGGAGGTCTCGGTGACGATAATGATAACGCTCAACATATCGACAAGGATTTCTGGGCGGGCATCTTCCGTATTGATGTCGATCGACTACCGACTAATCTCGAACCAAACGCGCATCCGTCCATAGCCCTCGATCAAGATCACCATGCGTTTTTCAAGGTCCCTGTCGACAACCCATTC
Protein-coding regions in this window:
- a CDS encoding PQQ-dependent sugar dehydrogenase; this encodes MPLRILGFVALCLAVTTIAMVVFPRTPVRAPYVIGKDGQIVVQAEQYHAKTAANGNEWIEAPTNSVLPNGVNFENASGSGNKKRFMQLQSSNGSFPATYRGTGSGASMDYEIHFEIPGIYRLYLRWDGYDGASDSIYAGFVELADGVGGENADWYEDSGHVASDFEQSSWDGLGEAEVDAAVASQNAMKFTIPSSGTYTLRIVGRENGVSLDALRIQLASLGDPNSLSANGENIVIGKEDFSYNDGPIADQSGGLNWDFNNSVRSDSLNGSNQRPSKWEAVEGVSWIATNQLNTQESAVIRAYGFPDDGIASVNQGSSTRWKSVYYRVSLTRASGATWCGISSCDSMKKRVFFGVPSDPDPASGVRAFAVSTLDTNYSAIVAEDDKSHTLVTKVDFANDVVCLWVDPDLSQPEPKPDAAWPYLGEDSSSAVSLSSGGSAPTSWDDLCVGTSWSAIQRAFPQRTPASNPDVVIANENFDYRGGTISGLNGGVGWDFDNENGDGFVGHTQQVSAWSNVYGKPFLFSGRLGTEHSSAKRGYGSSNDDCLFSSNPSSAFQTLYYRFEMQRTGANITWSGMSVYDDDTERFLVGVPFAANSSSGQRELGIHDLGNNTYSYSGIEPEPDKKFQIVAKVNFATNLVSMFVNPDFTQEEPTKPSARLAIADLKSNAIRFGSDSDEATYWDRVVVATSWKSLQSVSYPVSLPTEGLDLTIGSEKFDYLDGSIGTQEGGQHWDFQNTKSSEFSNDFSDWDVSFGSPTVEGGILRTREAGALRQFNGVESEGAINASEKTSFQKVYVRFDMTRSAGASWSGMSLFDFENERLLFGVPTAKNPASNAFEFAVLDTSAGHTYSGVRPTDGESCTIVAKLDYVADTLSMWIEPDMSLPEDSNTPAIVRSFAGDYWTTALRLGSGGPGPVDWDNLAVGTSWRGIQNAIGPLQAMADSITMRHSEKVRLDVLQNDVGAGTIEIVDPPANGDASIDSQGRVSYHHINGTPANDSLTYRLVGVDGEKSAASTVTFDFAPDQRIQNVTSIVPLLPPATEMAVIDAIPGVKFASPTCFAFVPDTNKLVVGERGGKIWMVPSVIPTGASRQLFLDLAMIVNSRAGEEFTDDGNELCLKSIAFHPDFTTNRQFFVAYCLKVNGQPHVRISRFTARDENVDFADPTSEQPLISQFNPSPIHNLNSCRFGPDGYFYFSSGDAGGLGDDNDNAQHIDKDFWAGIFRIDVDRLPTNLEPNAHPSIALDQDHHAFFKVPVDNPFVDAATFNGLPLSGNVRTEFQAVGFRNPWQFSFDPNPPHQVWVADVGLHGWEEIDLVDAGGNYGWPYLEGRSAGVKPNPPAGLRPSAPIWTYLHGNNALEGNSVTGGLVYRGNNYNRLGDKYIFADFGRGHIWALSRNGDHPPTVERITGQSGIVAFTLDPNSGDILLLDYLAGRVRRLISQTVDTVFPVKLSDTGLFADLGDLSVNPGIERYDINLPFWSDFAHKTRWFMLPNETDTFGYAENGAWSAPTGALWIKHFAIDQTRGDASTEKRLETRLLVRTSDGVYGVSYRWNDDESDAYLVSDQGANFDLMIDVDGSYTPQHWRIPSRSECLTCHTSQAGYSLSFETRQLNRSGILGNEEGNYIQLLADTGYLSVPAGPVEFDNLPIYVTPTDASSTLEARARSWLAVNCAYCHQAGGTGRAKFDLRAQLSLAATDIINGDLNIVHDPADRAIVPGDIPHSAILRRIAGTSGFTRMPPLATSVVDASGIQCISDWINQGADLPSSAQSKSLDEMLPQ